A genome region from Apus apus isolate bApuApu2 chromosome 2, bApuApu2.pri.cur, whole genome shotgun sequence includes the following:
- the DSEL gene encoding dermatan-sulfate epimerase-like protein, whose translation MALVFTGHTLILSLMMFAVFTFEESVSNYSDWMTFVENLDQYEKQQLEGLGAEQKLKKMALHPSLYFDAEDVQSLRQKARTSHSHLFKAIRSAVMVMLSNPLYYLPPPKHVDFAAKWNEIYGNNLPPLAFYCLLCPEDKAAFDFVLEYMDRMAGYKNWLVENAPGDEVPLGHSLTGFATAFDFLYNSLENERRQKYLEKIWSVSEEMYEYSKVRSWGKQLLHNHQATNMLALLIGALVAGVDKGSRANIWKHTVVDVMEKTMFLLNHIVDGSLDEGVAYGSYTAKSVTQYVFLAQRHFGINNLDNNWLKMHFWFYYATLLPGFQRTVGIADSNYNWFYGPESQLVFLDKFIMKNGAGNWLAQQIRKHRPKDGPMVPSTAQRWSTLHTEFIWYAAEIAPQPPPHYGTAKMHVFPNWGVVTYGAGLPNDQSNTFVSFKSGKLGGRAIYDIVHFQPYAWIDGWRSFNPGHEHPDQNSFTFAPNGQVFVSEALYGPKLSHLNNVLVFAPSPTSQCNQPWEGQLGECAQWLKWIGDEVGDSTGEIITASQAGDMMFVSGEAVSAYTSAMKLKSVYRILLLLNSQTLLVVDHIEKEEDSPVNSVSAFFHNLDIDFKYIPYKFKNKYNGAMMDVWDAHYKMLWFDHHGSSPVARIQEAEQAAEFKKRWTQFVNVTFPMKNMLTRIVYLFYGPYVNVSNCRLIDNAKSGFQISLSVNSTENTISVVTEYQNLKTRFDYLGFGGFAKVVHENKVTKFGLGTELVEKQIKNNRVVFPFGFKVNVIAGLILGVSLVILAFQWQFYVSFSKMLRWILILVVTLWLIELVDVWSMCTQPICAKWSSDMSRLEHDKGNKAKQLEGNPVVLPDVIVTSLPASGAEILKQLFFNSSDFLYVRIPTPYLEIPVTEFEIDSFVDPCEWKVSDVQNGHFHLIQGWLQSLIRGTKLHLQNIHLYEGSISKISQHSAISKDKKKRSKKRESLSEQRSRARGSQDKDAEYIRELRRHLIYYPNARPVLSLSSGSWTLKLPFFQEILGPSMRALYVVRDPRAWIYSMLYKNKPSLYSLKNVPQHLAAMFKGENGKGKCSVNEGYAFEYESLRKELSNSNSNAVSMLSYLWLANTAAALRINGNLQPRNYQLVKFEDIVSFPQKTAETVFAFLGIPLPPASLNQILFATSTNLFYLPYEGEISPSSIHAWKQNMPSEEIRQIEDICCSVMDHLGYPKFIK comes from the coding sequence ATGGCTCTGGTGTTCACAGGACATACTTTAATTCTATCATTAATGATGTTTGCTGTCTTCACTTTTGAAGAATCTGTAAGCAATTACTCTGATTGGATGACTTTTGTAGAAAATTTAGATCAATATGAAAAACAGCAACTTGAAGGTCTTGGTGCtgagcagaagctgaagaaaatggcTCTTCATCCAAGCTTGTATTTTGATGCTGAAGATGTCCAGTCACTGAGGCAGAAAGCTCGTACAAGCCATTCCCATCTATTCAAAGCCATCAGAAGCGCAGTGATGGTTATGCTGTCCAACCCATTATACTACCTACCTCCACCCAAGCATGTTGATTTTGCTGCAAAGTGGAATGAGATTTATGGTAACAATCTGCCACCTCTAGCATTTTATTGTTTACTGTGCCCCGAAGATAAAGCTGCATTTGATTTTGTCCTAGAATATATGGATAGAATGGCTGGCTACAAAAACTGGTTGGTTGAGAATGCACCTGGAGATGAAGTGCCACTCGGTCACTCCCTAACAGGATTTGCCACTGCTTTTGACTTCTTGTATAATTCACTGGAAAATGAGAGAAGGCAAAAATACCTGGAGAAGATATGGTCTGTCAGTGAGGAAATGTATGAGTACTCAAAGGTTCGTTCCTGGGGAAAGCAGCTTCTCCATAATCACCAAGCAACCAATATGCTCGCTTTGCTTATTGGGGCTCTAGTTGCAGGGGTGGACAAAGGGTCTCGAGCAAATATTTGGAAACACACTGTGGTTGATGTGATGGAGAAAACAATGTTTCTGCTCAATCATATTGTAGATGGGTCTTTGGATGAGGGAGTAGCTTATGGGAGTTACACAGCAAAGTCAGTAACCCAATATGTTTTCCTGGCCCAGCGCCACTTTGGTATTAACAACTTGGATAATAACTGGCTCAAAATGCACTTTTGGTTTTACTATGCCACCCTATTGCCAGGCTTTCAGAGGACTGTGGGCATAGCAGATTCTAATTACAACTGGTTTTATGGTCCTGAGAGCCAGCTGGTTTTCTTGGATAAGTTTATAATGAAGAATGGAGCTGGAAACTGGCTGGCACAGCAGATTAGAAAACACAGACCCAAGGATGGGCCAATGGTGCCGTCCACTGCACAGCGGTGGAGCACACTACACACTGAATTTATATGGTACGCTGCTGAAATCGCTCCACAGCCACCTCCTCACTACGGTACAGCTAAAATGCACGTGTTTCCTAACTGGGGAGTTGTTACTTATGGGGCTGGATTGCCAAATGATCAGTCAAACACCTTTGTGTCCTTTAAGTCTGGAAAACTTGGTGGACGTGCCATCTACGATATTGTTCACTTTCAACCATATGCCTGGATTGATGGGTGGAGAAGTTTCAATCCGGGACATGAACATCCTGATCAGAACTCTTTCACTTTTGCTCCCAATGGGCAAGTGTTTGTATCTGAGGCTCTTTATGGACCTAAACTCAGCCACCTGAACAACGTCTTGGTCTTTGCTCCATCTCCTACGAGCCAGTGCAACCAGCCTTGGGAGGGACAGCTTGGTGAATGTGCCCAGTGGCTGAAGTGGATCGGTGATGAGGTTGGAGACTCAACCGGAGAAATTATAACAGCCTCCCAGGCTGGAGACATGATGTTTGTGAGTGGTGAGGCAGTATCTGCTTACACATCAGCAATGAAATTGAAAAGTGTGTATCGCATTTTGCTGCTCTTAAATTCTCAGACATTGTTAGTAGTAGACCATATTGAGAAGGAGGAAGACTCTCCTGTTAATTCTGTCAGTGCCTTTTTTCATAATCTTGACATCGATTTTAAATACATACCCTATAAGTTTAAGAACAAATACAACGGAGCTATGATGGATGTGTGGGATGCCCACTACAAGATGTTGTGGTTTGATCATCATGGGAGTAGTCCTGTTGCTAGGATACAGGAGGCAGAGCAAGCTGCTGAATTCAAAAAACGATGGACTCAGTTTGTAAATGTTACCTTTCCAATGAAAAACATGCTTACGAGGATTGTTTACCTTTTCTATGGCCCATATGTCAATGTTTCTAACTGCCGGCTCATAGATAATGCAAAATCTGGATTTCAGATTTCGCTCAGTGTcaacagcactgaaaatacCATCTCTGTTGTGACTGAATATCAGAATTTAAAGACAAGGTTTGACTACTTGGGATTTGGTGGTTTTGCCAAAGTAGTTCATGAAAACAAAGTGACCAAGTTTGGTCTAGGTACTGAATTAGtggaaaaacagataaaaaacaaTAGGGTGGTTTTCCCCTTTGGATTCAAAGTGAACGTAATTGCAGGGTTAATTTTGGGTGTTAGTTTGGTCATACTGGCTTTTCAGTGGCAGTTTTACGTATCCTTCAGTAAAATGTTGCGTTGGATCCTAATTCTGGTTGTCACACTGTGGCTTATTGAGTTGGTGGATGTGTGGAGCATGTGTACTCAGCCCATCTGTGCAAAATGGAGCAGTGACATGTCAAGGCTAGAACATGATAAAGGCAATAAAGCCAAACAGTTAGAAGGAAACCCTGTTGTTTTACCAGATGTTATTGTCACTTCACTTCCTGCTTCTGGTGCAGAAATtttaaagcagctgtttttcaaTAGCAGTGACTTTTTATATGTCAGGATACCTACACCCTATCTCGAAATTCCTGTGACTGAATTTGAAATTGATTCCTTTGTAGATCCATGTGAATGGAAGGTTTCTGATGTCCAGAATGGTCATTTTCATCTTATCCAGGGGTGGCTCCAGTCTCTAATTCGAGGCACAAAGTTACATTTACAAAACATTCATTTATATGAAGGCAGCATAAGTAAAATTTCTCAGCATTCTGCGATAAGCAAGGACAAAAAGAAGAGATCCAAAAAGAGAGAATCACTGTCAGAGCAAAGAAGCAGGGCAAGAGGGAGTCAAGATAAAGATGCTGAATATATTAGGGAACTGAGAAGACATCTCATCTATTATCCTAATGCACGGCCCGTGCTTAGTTTAAGTAGTGGGAGCTGGACGCTAAAGCTTCCCTTCTTTCAGGAAATCCTAGGACCATCAATGAGAGCATTATATGTAGTAAGGGACCCACGGGCATGGATCTATTCCATGTTGTACAAAAATAAGCCAAGCCTTTATTCCTTGAAAAATGTTCCACAACACTTGGCTGCAATgtttaaaggagaaaatggtAAAGGAAAGTGTAGTGTAAATGAAGGTTATGCTTTTGAATATGAGTCATTAAGAAAAGAACTTTCAAATTCTAATTCAAATGCTGTTTCTATGTTGTCCTATTTATGGCTAGCAAACACAGCAGCGGCACTGAGAATAAATGGGAACTTGCAGCCAAGAAATTACCAGCTGGTCAAGTTTGAGGATATTGTGAGCTTTCCTCAGAAGACAGCTGAaacagtttttgcttttcttggtattcctcttcctcctgctagCTTAAACCAAATATTATTTGCCACCTCCACCAATCTTTTCTATCTTCCTTACGAAGGGGAAATTTCACCAAGTAGCATTCATGCCTGGAAACAAAACATGCCCAGTGAAGAGATTAGACAGATTGAAGATATCTGTTGTTCTGTAATGGATCACTTAGGATACCCaaagtttataaaataa